One Gemmatimonadaceae bacterium genomic window carries:
- a CDS encoding HlyC/CorC family transporter, translating into MSLAMWAVAGGGAGLAALAAVADGALLADHGALAHSERNGLVPLPTVSRPVASRERAHRALSFARVVGHGVAGGALALALGLAERTELQALALLAVAGLITVALAESTARAIGDALGDQASERLRRFTRLLEIGFGPFVRLGEWVDSLFVESVSDAEGSVERREEAAAQFRDVINTDADVSGDERELLLGVFDFGETTAEEVMVPRVDIIGLERETPWSEVLDHFRSEQHSRVPVFDESIDEIVGILYAKDLLASAIADTEPSSGWQALMRPPTFVPPSKRIADLLREFRATGRHIVVVADEYGGTAGLVTIEDVLEELVGEIRDEYDDEERQVESEAELRFWVSGRLTLDDLSDALHHDFRRDDVTTVGGLVLELLGRVPRAGESLQIGPFRVIVERVIRRKIERIYLERLPGTQLSGDA; encoded by the coding sequence GTGAGTCTCGCGATGTGGGCGGTCGCCGGAGGGGGCGCCGGTCTGGCGGCTCTGGCGGCGGTGGCGGATGGTGCATTGCTGGCCGACCACGGGGCCCTGGCGCACAGCGAACGCAATGGACTGGTGCCGCTTCCTACGGTGTCGCGTCCCGTGGCGTCGCGAGAACGCGCGCATCGCGCGCTCTCCTTTGCCCGCGTGGTTGGTCATGGTGTTGCTGGCGGCGCCTTGGCGCTCGCCCTCGGGCTGGCAGAACGCACGGAGTTGCAGGCGCTGGCCCTGTTGGCCGTCGCCGGGCTGATCACCGTGGCATTGGCCGAGAGCACCGCGCGCGCCATCGGTGACGCCCTGGGTGATCAGGCCAGCGAGCGGTTGCGGCGATTCACGCGCCTCCTCGAAATTGGATTTGGGCCGTTTGTGCGCCTCGGAGAGTGGGTCGACAGTCTGTTCGTCGAGTCGGTATCGGACGCCGAAGGGTCGGTGGAGCGACGAGAGGAGGCGGCGGCGCAATTCCGCGATGTCATCAACACGGACGCCGATGTCTCCGGTGACGAACGGGAGCTGCTGCTCGGCGTGTTCGATTTCGGGGAGACCACCGCGGAAGAAGTGATGGTGCCGCGCGTCGATATCATCGGGCTTGAGCGCGAAACACCGTGGTCTGAGGTGTTGGATCATTTCCGGAGTGAGCAGCACTCACGGGTCCCGGTGTTCGACGAATCGATCGACGAAATCGTCGGGATTCTCTACGCCAAGGACCTGTTGGCGTCGGCCATCGCGGACACCGAACCTTCCAGCGGATGGCAGGCGCTCATGCGTCCCCCGACCTTCGTACCACCCAGCAAGCGCATTGCCGACTTGCTGCGGGAGTTCCGCGCCACCGGACGACACATTGTGGTGGTGGCGGACGAGTACGGTGGAACTGCCGGATTGGTGACCATTGAGGACGTGCTCGAAGAATTGGTCGGCGAGATTCGCGACGAATACGATGACGAGGAACGGCAGGTTGAGTCGGAAGCGGAGTTGCGCTTCTGGGTGTCCGGGCGCCTCACGCTTGATGACCTGTCGGACGCGCTGCATCACGATTTTCGTCGCGATGATGTGACCACGGTCGGCGGACTCGTGCTTGAGTTGCTGGGTCGCGTGCCTCGCGCCGGGGAGTCGCTGCAGATCGGACCGTTTCGCGTCATCGTCGAACGGGTGATTCGTCGGAAAATCGAACGCATCTACCTTGAACGCCTGCCGGGCACCCAGTTGAGCGGGGACGCGTAA
- the ybeY gene encoding rRNA maturation RNase YbeY produces MTRMSERAVAVQADGVRCPVALARLEALARQVLGALRISRALVSITLVNAREMARLNRTHLGHRGATDVITFTLTGDAAGAVVTDIYICPDVAREQARAHGVGVREELARLVVHGVLHACGWEHPVDATRVQSPMWRRQEQLVQRFWIAPAHRV; encoded by the coding sequence ATGACGCGCATGTCGGAGCGTGCGGTCGCCGTTCAGGCCGATGGCGTACGCTGCCCCGTGGCGCTCGCACGACTTGAAGCCCTGGCGCGTCAGGTGCTGGGCGCCCTCCGTATCTCCCGCGCGTTGGTGTCCATCACCCTGGTCAACGCACGCGAAATGGCGCGACTGAATCGCACCCATCTCGGACACCGCGGCGCGACCGACGTGATCACCTTCACGCTGACCGGCGATGCGGCCGGCGCGGTCGTCACCGACATCTACATTTGTCCTGACGTCGCGCGCGAACAGGCGCGTGCCCACGGAGTCGGTGTGCGTGAGGAGCTGGCGCGGCTGGTCGTCCACGGCGTACTCCATGCGTGCGGGTGGGAGCATCCCGTCGACGCGACGCGGGTGCAATCGCCGATGTGGCGACGCCAGGAGCAGCTGGTGCAGCGCTTCTGGATCGCGCCCGCCCACCGCGTATGA
- a CDS encoding PhoH family protein codes for MTDATIVPVTTRVSVEGADQLLLAGVNDGNLVELARATGARVALRGDALALTGDAEAVARAEGVAVAMVALARDGRTVTADDVLRLALTERPVDAPGATAGTLVVPGARRIVQAKTPGQAEYLKQIREHDIVVGIGPAGTGKTYLAVAAAVDALMRKRVRRIILARPAVEAGESLGFLPGDMQAKVDPYLRPLYDALDDLMPVERIQKALESRTIEVAPLAFMRGRTLGDAFVILDEAQNATGLQMKMFLTRLGVNSKIVITGDKTQVDLPSREDSGLMQIERILHGIEGISFHYFTDADVVRHRLVRDIIRAYNSDAAGV; via the coding sequence GTGACCGACGCGACGATTGTGCCGGTGACGACGCGCGTCTCCGTCGAAGGCGCCGATCAACTGCTGCTGGCCGGTGTGAACGACGGCAATCTCGTGGAACTCGCCAGAGCGACCGGCGCGCGTGTGGCCCTTCGGGGAGATGCACTGGCGCTGACCGGAGACGCAGAAGCGGTCGCCCGCGCGGAAGGTGTGGCCGTGGCCATGGTGGCGTTGGCGCGCGACGGTCGGACCGTCACGGCCGACGACGTCTTGCGCCTGGCGCTGACCGAGCGACCGGTCGATGCGCCGGGCGCAACGGCAGGGACGTTGGTGGTACCGGGGGCCCGCCGCATCGTGCAGGCGAAGACGCCCGGCCAGGCGGAGTACCTCAAGCAGATCCGTGAGCACGACATCGTGGTTGGCATCGGACCGGCCGGTACGGGAAAGACCTATCTTGCAGTGGCCGCGGCGGTGGATGCCCTCATGCGCAAACGTGTGCGTCGCATCATCCTCGCGAGGCCAGCCGTCGAAGCCGGTGAGAGTCTTGGATTTCTTCCCGGAGACATGCAGGCCAAGGTGGATCCGTATCTGCGCCCCTTGTACGACGCATTGGATGATCTGATGCCCGTCGAGCGCATTCAGAAGGCGCTTGAATCCCGCACGATTGAGGTCGCTCCACTGGCCTTCATGCGTGGACGGACACTGGGCGATGCCTTTGTCATTCTGGACGAGGCCCAGAACGCCACCGGGTTGCAGATGAAGATGTTCCTGACGCGACTGGGCGTGAACTCCAAGATCGTCATCACGGGCGACAAGACGCAGGTGGATTTGCCGAGTCGCGAGGATTCCGGACTCATGCAGATTGAGCGGATTCTGCACGGGATTGAGGGGATCAGCTTTCACTACTTCACCGACGCCGACGTGGTGCGACATCGCCTCGTGCGCGATATCATTCGCGCCTACAACAGCGACGCTGCGGGCGTATGA
- the aspS gene encoding aspartate--tRNA ligase: MRTDACGQLRREDVGRTVRLGGWVHRSRDLGGLIFIDLRDRTGLVQLAFGPAWSTAEAATVAAAVGVESVVLCEGEVVAREADRLNPDMDTGAVEVRVHTMTVVGPAITPALPVARGRGEKAPAEELRLRHRYLDLRRPEMQQNLVLRHRLMQTTRRFLSDRGYLELETPILTKPTPEGARDYLVPSRVHPGEFYALPQSPQIYKQLFMCCGFDRYFQIARCFRDEDLRADRQPEFTQIDIEASFIQREDIFALAEGLIGAIWREAGHEIPSQFERMSYADAMEYYGCDRPDLRYDLRLRDFSATFRPLEFSVTSAALQSGARVRGLVVPGGGVWSRKQVDELEALAKSAGAGGLLRLRRVDGVYDGPVAKFLTDQARADLALQDGDLALFVAAVDRIASPALDRVRQECARRLSLVDANAQRFLWVLDFPMFEQDPESGALAAVHHPFTASHPDDMRAYPEQPERWRALAYDVVLNGTELGGGSIRTSDPAVQSRMFALLGIGDTAEQERRFGFLLEGLRAGAPPHGGIAFGFDRIAMLLAGAPSLRDVIAFPKTTAARSLFEGAPVSVTAADLQELGLSLRAPREGP; this comes from the coding sequence ATGCGGACCGATGCGTGCGGACAACTGCGACGCGAGGATGTCGGTCGTACCGTTCGTCTCGGTGGCTGGGTCCACCGGAGTCGTGACCTCGGCGGGTTGATCTTCATCGACCTGCGCGATCGGACCGGATTGGTGCAGCTCGCATTCGGACCGGCGTGGTCCACGGCCGAAGCGGCGACGGTTGCTGCTGCGGTGGGAGTGGAGTCCGTCGTGCTGTGCGAAGGGGAAGTCGTGGCGCGCGAGGCTGATCGACTCAATCCGGACATGGATACCGGTGCCGTGGAAGTGCGTGTTCACACGATGACGGTCGTGGGGCCGGCCATCACGCCGGCGCTGCCGGTCGCGCGTGGTCGCGGAGAGAAAGCGCCCGCCGAGGAACTGCGCTTGCGCCACCGCTACCTCGATCTGCGGCGCCCCGAGATGCAGCAGAATCTGGTGCTGCGGCACCGACTGATGCAGACCACACGGCGCTTTCTCAGCGATCGCGGCTATCTCGAACTCGAGACGCCCATTCTGACCAAGCCGACACCGGAGGGCGCGCGCGACTACCTGGTGCCCAGTCGCGTCCACCCGGGCGAGTTCTATGCGCTGCCGCAGTCGCCCCAGATCTACAAGCAGCTGTTCATGTGCTGTGGTTTCGATCGGTATTTCCAGATCGCCCGCTGTTTTCGTGATGAAGACCTCCGGGCGGATCGGCAACCCGAGTTCACGCAGATCGATATCGAGGCGTCGTTCATCCAGCGCGAGGACATCTTTGCGCTGGCGGAAGGGCTGATCGGCGCCATCTGGCGCGAGGCCGGCCATGAGATTCCGTCGCAATTCGAGCGCATGTCGTACGCGGACGCAATGGAATACTACGGCTGCGACCGTCCTGATCTGCGCTACGACCTGCGACTGCGTGATTTCAGCGCGACCTTTCGCCCGCTTGAATTCAGCGTCACCTCTGCGGCGCTGCAGTCCGGTGCCCGGGTGCGCGGGCTGGTGGTGCCCGGCGGAGGCGTTTGGAGCCGCAAGCAGGTGGATGAACTCGAGGCGCTGGCCAAGAGCGCGGGCGCGGGCGGATTGCTGCGCCTGCGGCGCGTCGATGGCGTGTACGACGGGCCGGTGGCCAAGTTCCTCACCGATCAGGCACGCGCCGACCTGGCGCTCCAGGATGGGGATCTCGCGCTGTTCGTCGCCGCCGTCGACCGTATCGCGAGTCCCGCCCTCGACCGCGTGCGGCAGGAGTGCGCCCGACGCCTGTCGCTGGTCGACGCGAACGCGCAACGATTCCTCTGGGTGCTGGACTTCCCGATGTTCGAGCAGGATCCGGAGAGCGGCGCCCTGGCGGCGGTGCATCATCCGTTCACGGCCTCGCATCCCGATGACATGCGGGCGTATCCGGAACAGCCGGAACGCTGGCGTGCGCTGGCGTATGATGTCGTGCTGAACGGCACCGAACTTGGTGGCGGCAGCATCCGCACCAGTGACCCCGCCGTGCAATCGCGGATGTTTGCGCTGCTCGGCATCGGTGACACCGCGGAACAGGAGCGGCGATTCGGCTTTCTCCTGGAAGGCCTGCGCGCCGGCGCGCCACCGCACGGCGGGATTGCGTTTGGGTTCGACCGCATCGCGATGCTGTTGGCAGGGGCCCCATCACTGCGGGATGTGATTGCCTTTCCCAAAACCACGGCTGCACGTTCCCTCTTCGAAGGCGCGCCGGTGTCCGTCACCGCGGCGGATCTGCAGGAACTCGGCCTGAGCCTCCGCGCACCGCGCGAGGGCCCGTGA
- the rlmN gene encoding 23S rRNA (adenine(2503)-C(2))-methyltransferase RlmN, translated as MTSELPVLIASTPRENLLDLDPEGALARLRGWFADRGEPSYRATQVFARLWQRPVNAFADMTELPKPLRESLALAFELPTLVLETRQRSSDGTEKFLFRLHDGQLIETVAIPDDDRMTLCISSQAGCALQCAFCATGAMGFQRNLQPSEIAGQVRALRLLTPPILATNVVFMGMGEPLMNWSSVDTTLTLLNDPRALGIGARHITISTVGVLPGIVALSERPEQFRLAISIHAPTDELRRSLMPINIKYPLADVIAAAATFERRVTFEYVMLGGINDQPEHAAQLAALARACRAFVNLIPLHPGGTMGFTPTAAPVIAAFVRALRARGVETAVRRSRGLDIAAACGQLRTERLGRRLPVAAHQHGEVHIA; from the coding sequence TTGACGTCCGAACTGCCCGTCCTGATCGCGTCCACCCCGCGCGAGAATCTGCTCGACCTCGATCCCGAGGGCGCGCTGGCACGGTTGCGAGGGTGGTTTGCGGATCGTGGCGAGCCGTCGTATCGCGCGACACAAGTCTTTGCGCGACTCTGGCAACGGCCGGTCAATGCGTTCGCGGACATGACCGAGCTGCCCAAGCCACTTCGCGAGTCGTTGGCGCTTGCCTTCGAACTGCCAACGCTGGTTTTGGAGACCCGCCAGCGTTCGAGCGATGGGACGGAAAAGTTCCTGTTTCGGTTACACGACGGGCAATTGATTGAGACGGTGGCCATTCCGGATGACGACCGCATGACCCTGTGCATCTCGTCACAGGCCGGTTGTGCCCTGCAGTGTGCGTTCTGCGCGACCGGGGCGATGGGCTTCCAACGCAACCTGCAGCCGTCGGAGATTGCCGGTCAGGTGCGCGCGCTGCGTCTGCTGACACCGCCGATTCTCGCCACCAACGTGGTGTTCATGGGCATGGGCGAACCGCTCATGAACTGGTCGTCGGTGGACACCACCCTCACCCTCCTCAACGATCCGCGTGCGCTGGGTATTGGCGCCCGCCATATCACGATCTCGACGGTCGGCGTGCTCCCTGGCATCGTGGCACTCAGTGAGCGGCCGGAACAGTTCCGATTGGCCATTTCGATTCACGCGCCGACGGATGAACTTCGCCGGTCGCTGATGCCGATCAACATCAAGTATCCGCTGGCCGACGTCATAGCCGCCGCCGCGACCTTCGAGCGACGGGTCACGTTCGAGTATGTCATGCTCGGCGGGATCAACGATCAGCCGGAGCACGCGGCGCAACTGGCCGCGCTGGCACGCGCGTGTCGCGCTTTCGTGAACCTGATTCCGCTGCACCCCGGCGGCACGATGGGATTCACGCCGACGGCAGCTCCGGTGATTGCGGCGTTCGTGCGTGCGCTGCGCGCGCGTGGTGTCGAGACGGCCGTGCGACGAAGCCGTGGTTTGGATATTGCCGCCGCGTGCGGCCAGCTACGGACGGAACGCCTTGGTCGGCGCCTTCCAGTCGCTGCCCACCAGCACGGTGAAGTCCACATAGCGTAA
- a CDS encoding LytR C-terminal domain-containing protein, whose amino-acid sequence MSVSRPKRVTLAVILTVTAGSLAGWYQATSASEPPIQPPPMTTDTLARAPRGTRIRVRVLNATRTQGLAKRASFVLRDFGYDVVDFDSNAGAPRTSTLVLTHTGHADWAQRLRRALGTGTIETRVDSLRYVDFTVLVGSDWKAPTKAFRP is encoded by the coding sequence ATGAGCGTCTCGCGCCCGAAGCGGGTCACGTTGGCGGTGATTCTCACGGTGACGGCCGGTTCGCTGGCCGGATGGTATCAGGCAACCAGCGCGTCAGAGCCGCCGATACAGCCGCCGCCGATGACGACCGATACGTTGGCACGGGCACCACGGGGCACACGCATTCGGGTGCGCGTTTTGAATGCCACCCGCACGCAGGGACTCGCAAAACGCGCCTCGTTTGTTCTGCGCGACTTCGGCTACGACGTGGTCGACTTCGATAGTAACGCGGGCGCACCGCGTACCAGCACATTGGTCCTTACGCACACCGGGCATGCCGATTGGGCACAACGGCTGCGACGGGCGCTCGGCACCGGCACCATCGAGACCCGCGTCGATTCGTTACGCTATGTGGACTTCACCGTGCTGGTGGGCAGCGACTGGAAGGCGCCGACCAAGGCGTTCCGTCCGTAG
- a CDS encoding tryptophan synthase subunit alpha: MASASPITSPEFVTSSVIATRFAQLAASGLRALVCYVTAGHPDRERSLALIRGLEQAGADIIEIGVPFSDPLADGPAIQRSSQIAIDAGMTLNRTLELIADARVNVPIVLFSYLNPLIAGGPDVLERAKAAGVHGVLVTDLPVGADPEREAWFGASGLDFVRLVAPTTPLSRMREISRHGGGFIYLISRMGVTGARDTLAADLPETVARLRAATTLPLCIGFGISTPAQAAAVAQLGDGVIVGSAIVTAAERSVAEALALTASLRAAIDAA, translated from the coding sequence ATGGCATCCGCATCGCCGATTACTTCTCCTGAATTCGTGACGTCTTCCGTCATTGCCACGCGCTTCGCGCAGTTGGCCGCATCCGGTCTCCGAGCGCTCGTGTGCTACGTCACGGCGGGACATCCCGATCGCGAACGCAGCCTGGCCCTGATACGCGGTCTCGAACAGGCGGGGGCGGACATCATTGAGATTGGCGTGCCGTTCTCCGATCCACTCGCCGACGGTCCCGCCATTCAGCGGAGTTCGCAGATCGCCATCGACGCAGGGATGACGCTGAACCGTACCCTGGAGCTCATTGCCGACGCCCGTGTCAACGTGCCGATCGTGCTGTTCAGCTATCTCAATCCCCTGATTGCCGGTGGACCCGATGTGCTTGAACGTGCCAAGGCCGCCGGCGTGCACGGCGTGCTCGTGACGGACTTGCCCGTGGGGGCCGATCCGGAACGGGAAGCCTGGTTCGGCGCGAGCGGGCTGGATTTCGTCCGGTTGGTGGCACCTACCACGCCGCTGTCTCGCATGAGGGAGATCTCACGTCATGGCGGAGGGTTCATCTACCTCATCAGCCGAATGGGTGTAACCGGCGCGCGCGACACGCTTGCGGCAGATCTCCCGGAGACCGTAGCACGGTTGCGTGCGGCGACGACGCTTCCGCTGTGCATTGGATTCGGCATTTCAACCCCGGCCCAGGCCGCCGCGGTCGCGCAATTGGGTGACGGCGTGATCGTGGGAAGTGCCATCGTCACCGCGGCCGAGCGTTCGGTCGCGGAAGCACTCGCCCTCACCGCGTCCTTGCGCGCGGCCATCGACGCTGCATGA
- a CDS encoding HD domain-containing protein: MPGLGSVAEQSPDAPTQRHARAYVVALHGAVRAIRLYPVENAAVQKALQELIACAERLRTADDGCELRRRGDYLFVNETRLRLTLDNYAAVAYVLGLFREAGIGGFTVLQRPEPRAWVVMIAFLQSPPLEYPEDERLAQLTERLAQSAVADFELLPPAEDGAGDDDAELDQKERARQTYVRSLDVTRDVMTSARLGRSPGLKRVKRAVQGIVDAILTDAASMIGLTTLREFDEYTFVHSVNVCILSVALGRRLGLSKVQLLDLGLAALLHDIGKSRLPLELLNKRGQLDDAERAILQTHPWQGVLTLCAMPTGTGRPWRALTAAYEHHMRIDLSGYPKPVRERHLSLFSKIISVADGFDAATTTRVYQQAPWTPADVLRGMRDNPRLGLDQVVVKAFINLTGIYPAGTVVTLDTFELAIVQCASPDPIALSRPIVRLLSDAQGNRLPDAPPCDLTEQRADGQYLRTIIRTEDPERHGIRIADYFS, encoded by the coding sequence ATGCCTGGCCTCGGATCGGTCGCCGAACAGAGTCCGGACGCCCCGACACAGCGCCACGCGCGCGCGTACGTCGTGGCCCTGCACGGTGCCGTACGGGCCATTCGCCTGTATCCCGTGGAAAATGCTGCGGTCCAGAAAGCACTTCAGGAACTCATCGCATGCGCCGAGCGCCTGCGAACCGCCGACGACGGCTGCGAACTGCGTCGTCGTGGCGACTACTTGTTCGTGAATGAGACCCGGCTACGGCTCACGCTCGACAACTATGCGGCGGTCGCGTACGTGCTGGGCCTGTTTCGGGAAGCGGGCATCGGTGGGTTTACGGTGTTGCAACGACCGGAGCCGCGCGCCTGGGTGGTCATGATTGCCTTTCTGCAGTCGCCGCCGCTTGAGTACCCCGAGGACGAACGGTTGGCGCAACTCACCGAGCGCCTCGCTCAGTCGGCCGTAGCCGATTTCGAGCTGCTGCCGCCGGCCGAGGACGGCGCCGGTGATGACGACGCGGAACTCGACCAGAAGGAGCGCGCCCGTCAAACATACGTCCGCTCGCTGGACGTCACGCGTGACGTGATGACGTCGGCCCGCCTCGGGCGCAGTCCGGGTCTCAAACGCGTCAAGCGGGCCGTGCAGGGCATTGTCGATGCGATTCTCACGGATGCGGCCTCGATGATCGGCCTGACCACACTGCGCGAGTTCGACGAGTACACGTTTGTGCATAGTGTGAACGTGTGCATTCTTTCGGTCGCCCTCGGCCGGCGCCTGGGTCTGTCCAAGGTTCAGTTGCTTGACCTGGGTCTGGCGGCATTGTTGCACGACATTGGCAAATCGCGGTTGCCGCTCGAGTTGCTGAACAAGCGCGGCCAGCTCGATGATGCGGAACGAGCCATCCTGCAGACACACCCCTGGCAGGGCGTGCTGACGCTGTGCGCGATGCCGACCGGCACCGGACGACCGTGGCGTGCGCTCACGGCCGCCTACGAGCACCACATGCGGATTGATCTTTCCGGTTATCCCAAGCCGGTCCGGGAGCGCCACCTGTCCTTGTTCAGCAAGATTATCTCCGTCGCCGATGGATTCGATGCGGCCACTACGACTCGTGTGTATCAGCAGGCCCCCTGGACCCCCGCCGACGTGTTGCGCGGCATGCGAGACAATCCACGCCTGGGCCTCGATCAAGTCGTGGTGAAAGCGTTTATCAATCTGACGGGCATCTATCCCGCCGGCACGGTTGTCACGCTTGATACGTTTGAGCTCGCCATCGTCCAGTGCGCCAGCCCGGACCCCATCGCACTTTCCCGACCAATCGTTCGCTTGCTTTCGGACGCCCAGGGCAATCGCTTGCCCGATGCGCCACCCTGCGACCTGACCGAACAGCGCGCCGACGGACAGTACCTTCGCACGATCATCCGCACCGAAGATCCAGAGCGTCATGGCATCCGCATCGCCGATTACTTCTCCTGA
- a CDS encoding HEAT repeat domain-containing protein, which produces MNDSASISTESKQAILAVEEALRALAKAQRALQMYLPNSPTRAQALEQARAAFGRIWGFVADVQLEIRESSLLWDSNVVYQDLERGTEGLPWLLHRDGLRALTLHAGFEIGELEPLLQVFQRARTAATDEDDLVTLLWVADLSGIEFRHVELEGVVDFALNDGDRGGQGVARSDQPRLAVPAAETAPPGEGPPPGFVRVEDFDTTLYFLEPREVSYLQDELKREYLEDQRQNALTILFDLVELPDAGDAPERALAFIDQLLLECLAAGDYEQVGYVLRESAATLRRGEHHDAVAETLRELPARLSEPAVMGQLLQALDEGTRAPVATLLENLFAELRPAALAPLVAWLGVATASPARAAIERASLRLAGAHTGELARLLEHDDTAIVRGALRVAAQLATPAAVPGLSRVLRGDDAKLRADAVAALADIGSPGALQALERGVDDADRDVRVAAYRAIAARRHGGALPRLAQALRRKELRAADLGEKMAVFEAYGTLCGDAGVLELDGLLNARGLLGAKEPPESRACAARALGLIGTPLAMDALQRAADTKDVVVRSAVTRAMRGSA; this is translated from the coding sequence ATGAATGACTCCGCTTCGATCTCGACGGAGTCGAAGCAGGCCATCCTGGCTGTGGAGGAGGCGCTGCGTGCGCTCGCCAAGGCGCAGCGGGCGCTGCAGATGTACCTGCCCAACAGTCCGACGCGGGCCCAGGCGCTCGAACAGGCTCGTGCGGCCTTCGGGCGAATCTGGGGGTTTGTCGCGGACGTGCAGTTGGAGATTCGCGAGTCCTCGCTCCTCTGGGACTCGAACGTTGTCTACCAGGATCTCGAGCGCGGCACCGAAGGCTTGCCCTGGTTGCTGCACCGCGATGGGCTGCGCGCCCTGACGCTTCACGCCGGATTCGAAATCGGCGAACTCGAGCCCCTGCTGCAGGTGTTTCAGCGGGCCCGCACCGCCGCCACTGACGAAGACGATCTGGTCACGCTGTTATGGGTCGCGGACCTGAGCGGCATCGAATTCCGACACGTCGAGTTGGAAGGTGTGGTGGATTTTGCGCTGAACGATGGTGATCGCGGCGGACAGGGCGTTGCGCGGAGTGATCAACCACGGTTGGCGGTGCCAGCAGCGGAGACTGCGCCGCCCGGCGAAGGGCCGCCGCCCGGATTTGTGCGCGTCGAAGATTTCGACACCACGTTGTACTTTCTCGAACCGCGCGAAGTCAGCTACCTGCAGGACGAACTCAAGCGTGAGTATCTCGAAGATCAACGGCAAAACGCCCTGACCATCCTGTTTGACCTGGTGGAACTCCCGGATGCCGGGGATGCACCGGAACGAGCCCTCGCGTTCATCGACCAGTTGTTGCTGGAATGCCTCGCCGCAGGCGACTATGAACAGGTTGGCTACGTCCTCCGCGAATCGGCCGCCACGTTGCGACGCGGCGAGCATCACGATGCGGTCGCCGAAACGCTGCGCGAACTTCCGGCCCGCCTGAGCGAACCGGCCGTCATGGGGCAATTGCTGCAGGCACTGGACGAGGGCACACGTGCGCCGGTGGCGACGCTGCTGGAGAATCTTTTTGCGGAACTGCGACCGGCCGCGCTGGCACCGTTGGTCGCATGGCTCGGCGTCGCGACCGCGTCGCCGGCCCGCGCGGCGATTGAGCGTGCCTCGCTACGACTGGCGGGCGCGCACACCGGGGAGTTGGCGCGCCTGCTTGAGCACGACGATACGGCGATTGTCCGCGGCGCGCTGCGCGTCGCCGCGCAACTCGCAACCCCGGCAGCCGTACCGGGTCTCTCACGCGTGCTACGCGGCGACGATGCGAAACTGCGGGCCGACGCGGTTGCTGCCCTCGCGGACATCGGATCACCGGGCGCGTTGCAGGCCCTTGAGCGCGGCGTCGATGACGCCGATCGAGACGTTCGCGTCGCGGCCTATCGGGCGATCGCCGCGCGCCGACATGGCGGCGCGCTGCCGCGTCTGGCGCAGGCCCTCCGTCGCAAGGAACTCCGTGCCGCCGACCTCGGCGAGAAGATGGCGGTGTTCGAAGCATACGGCACCTTGTGCGGTGACGCCGGGGTCCTCGAACTGGACGGCCTGTTGAATGCCCGCGGATTGCTGGGCGCCAAAGAGCCGCCCGAGTCTCGCGCCTGTGCCGCACGGGCGCTCGGCCTGATCGGAACGCCGTTGGCGATGGACGCGCTGCAACGCGCGGCGGACACCAAGGATGTGGTCGTCCGCAGCGCGGTAACGCGTGCGATGCGCGGGAGCGCCTGA